DNA sequence from the Mytilus trossulus isolate FHL-02 unplaced genomic scaffold, PNRI_Mtr1.1.1.hap1 h1tg000103l__unscaffolded, whole genome shotgun sequence genome:
AGGTTACCTTTCTCGAAAGAGCGAAAGCTATGTTTAGGTGGCCAACTTCACCTGACACGATATGGTGCAAAAAATCAGACGTCTTCTATAAGCTTGATCATCTAGAGCCTTCGGGCAAGAGTAAACGCTTTTGGAAAATAAGCCCAGAGGACAGAACTAGAATTGAGAACAACTTTGAAGCTCATGAAATGAacacaaataaatgaaacatatttgttgaatcgtttaaaatgtttgatgCATAATCTTTGCATTTTGATATTTACGTTaccaattaaaaatttgaaatttttgtctctttttttaTGGTAGACAAATGTCTGAGTTGATAAATTCGTTGTACATTCAATATAAAACACTTTCAATGTTTAAAGTCAGAATTTcggtttaaaattttataagtcAGATTATTGATATTTACGTTACATTTACACAGGTCtatgaaaagtttaaaatatctACCATGTAAACATTTCTTTGGGGAAACCTTTATCATATTTCATTGCAATTATTCAAAAAAAGGTATCAGCCATAAATTGTTTACTTACAATGcattgaacagaaaaaaaaataaatcaaagaaattgattttataGAGTAAAAGGAACAGCTACAGTTTAAAAACGGACCCAGTTTTGATTAGGCTGATTCGGTCATATGAATTTCGGACCATGGTAACCAGAAGTGAATTTGAAAGTCAAAACTGTTGGTCTATTTAGATAACTCAATATTTTGAAGTATATTGATCAGcattagctttatttaatatgtttaaaacagTCAGTTGCAGATCacgtaaatattttgtcaaaaattggACATAAAAGGCTTCAAAACTAAGAACTGGTAATTTTTTTATCCATGTTTGTGAGTAGAAAAGAATTGCAGTTTTGGTTAACAGGTTTATTTAGGTATAATGTATGAAAggttttaatgtatttttgtaacctttattacaatgtatttaagCATATGCCTTAgccaccgtaacttgagaatgAGTGACCAGGGTAACGCGTGACAAAATGaattttacagtattttgtGTTGCGTTGCGtcgcttatttttttcttgttactTTTTGTCATTACCTGTTtgcctttgttttgtttactgtggTACTGTGTTGTAGGACTTCTGGTCAGAAAATTATTGGTGGaaaaagtaaatcaataaacagtttgtatactttaatatctttgaagaataaataaaagaaagcaCAATTAGTCTTTAAGCTAAAGTCACTTCTTATATTTTGATCAAGCCATTTTGTCCCAATACTTGCAGTTACACTACACATTCCCCATGTTAGATTTCACCATAACAATGAACTTTGAACAAGATTTGATACAGAACcttcagtaaattaaaaactattttcCATAGTTTTAGACCTGATTCTTTTAGACcacaacaaatttatttttttggttaatattttgtattacagACATGAAGAGTACTTTATAAGAGTTATCTATTCACAATGTTCATCCCTAGCTACATTTCTGCATTGGAATATATTAGAGTTTTGGCAGCAGGCTGTTAAGTCCTGTTAcagtcaaatattttcaatctaaaaaaataccaatttattataatatgtCTGTGCATCAATAATGGTATGattctcaaaaataatttgcaaaatgtTTTTGTTGGTGTGTTCTAAGAATGTTTTTATCCTTAATGTAACATTCTAATATAATTTTGcattcaatttgtactttattttaatttgcaatGAGAAATTATATGTTAGgagcatttatttgtaattagcAAAATCAGGGGAAGTAACTCCACAATTAATTCCTAAACGGCAAATTATTTCGACTTGAGACAGGCGTAATAGGGTTCATTAACAAATGTCTGCTTGTCCCTCACAAGtctgttattaaaattatgatctcttaattaattaaaacacaaaagaatcATGTACATCGATTAAATCCAATCATCAATGTTATTAACCTCAACAGGTAAATCGATCATGTGGTGTAAACAATCCACTTGTCAATACTGGATTAAACTGGTTAGAACTGGTCAATTTTGATGTAAAGTTGAAGTCATCTGAAACTTTGAAACTTTACCGATTTTGATACGATTTTTTTACCGAAAACTTTACCACCACAGAGAAAAATTATACATCGCGGCAAGAACGATACCACCGCGGTAGAAAATTATACATCGCGGGCCCGTGGTCCTTTAAgggcctggggagaacactgaagCTTAGTTGTCTCATCGTCCTTATCAAGGTTTTTAATAATGCAACAACAAACTCAAGAGTAAATTGCTGCATAGCATGtgtcacaaaaaatatttgtatgtaaATTAGTATCACCTATTCAACAGCTAATggtaataggggtatttcacaattttgaaACCAAATTGTTTGCAGTACTTGCATAAATGATCATATgaactttattttgataaaggaaatattttaaagtccACAGGTACTTTATATATagtaaaaacaatttgttacCTCCAGTTTTCAGTTTTTTCTTTTGTCCCTTTAATCGTCCACCTCCGAATTTAACACTTGTAGAACTGCAAGGAATGGCTTGAGAATCTTCACCAAACTCTATACAAGTTGATGTTTTAGGGAAATCATCGTTTCCATGGAGATCTTCTAATCTGAAATCTTGTAAAGCGTCTATGCAGTCTGTATTTTCCTTCACCCTATTTTCTCTTTTTCCATTGTTGTGTCTGTTTGCCAAGGTCATTTCAAGTTCATCTCCTAGGTCCTGTGATTCAGCACAAAGTTGAGAAAGTTCAATAGCAGGGTCCAAACTGCCATTTATTCTAAATGGGTCAGGATTACCTCCCTTTGGTTTATCATTAATCCTAGATGGAGCCATTGTTTCTTCCATGTCTATGTcagataaatgtttttcttcacCAGCAGGTGCAATAGTTTGATCAAGATCTGCTGATTTTCTCAGCTTACTTCTTTTAAATCTAGGTTTTGGCACTGCTGGTTTTTTAAATGGAGGACTATTTTCTTTGGACTCTAGCAATTCATTGTTAGATTGAAGTTTTTCACAAAGTTTTCCTGTAGATTCTTGTAAAGACTGTTCTATAGCCTGCTGTAGATCTGAATCTTGTTTTGTGCCGTTCATAAAAGCTTGACTCAATGAACTTTGTCGTAACTTATTTTTGAACTCCTCATCCATGTTGGAAGTGTCTTTTAATGGTGATTTTTCATGTACTTTTGATTTCCTTTCCCTCATTTTCCAAGAGCTGTTAATGTCAGGTGACTTTTCCTGTGACCTTGACTTTTTCCCTCTGACCTTCcgtgataatttttcaacactTCTGTCTTTCGatgaattcaatattttgtacgATTGTGATGACTCTGAATCCTCGAACAGAACGTCCACTTCAGGATACCTTTGTTCATTTTCAGAAGTCAAAGGAGATTCGTTGTCAGATGGAATGTCTATTGGTTGTCGTGAAGATCTTGCTGAAATATTTCTGGCCATTCGACCATTACTGACCAATGAAGGTGATGAAAACTCAGGACTGGAATGAATATGAACAGTTTCTCCACTTATATCATCTGTTAAATTTGtacaattgaggtttgatgttTTCTTTACAATTTTACGATTTTTCAGTGGCACCAATTTGAGTGGGCTATCATGCTGAGATAATGTTTTAGCTTTAGTTTGTTCTCTTCCAGGATTGACTTGCTTTAACATGTGAGAAGGatcacttttatttttcttcaaattaatttttcttcctTCAAATTCCTCAGACTGTTCACCTTTATTCAACTTTGTCTGGTCCAAATCTGGACTGCTTAACATACTATGAAGCCATGACCTATTGACCTGCTTTTCCTTTTGACCTTGATCTTGAATTTTCAATCCATTGTCTTCATTTTCTGATGAAGAACTAGTATCCATAGCAATtgtccatttatttttcttaattccTGTGAGATTTTTGGCGTTGTCAGCTTTTTCGTCACATACTGTTTCTTCTTCCTCTTCAAATAAATCAGCGTCAAATAAACAGGTCTCTGGGACAATAATATGGGGCCTCTTTTGCAAGTTATCTTTCCTTGATGATTTTCCCGTAATTCTTTCATTATCGATACCATCTGAATGCATCTCAATCATTGTTTCTTCCATTCTTGGTCTTTTCTGTTCGGGTGAAGGGTCCTACAAAATAACAGTTCAAtgtttaatttcagaaattattgttatATTCTTATCATTGTGTAAATTGCAACAGGATATGCTTAGTTAAAATTAATCAATCTTAAAATTTGTGTCCATTGTTCAACCAATGGTTTTCATTAATGCATGTACACAAAAACTTCTGAATTAAAAGTACATAATATACGATAGGTTTTGAAGATTTTTGCTTTTTACTTGCCTACGGTGATAGGGGAAACAGAGTGGAATCACTATAGGAAATTCCCTTTAGTATATATCCTCTAATTTAAACTGAGGTTTCTCTTGGCTTATTTGATCATAATAAGCATAAGAATCAAACCTGCTATACATTGGCTCATCAGTACAAATTTTCTCCAATTAGTCAAATGTAAATGACActaatgagacagcaatccaggaatataaaacatcaaaaatcaTGTAGGTAAAAAAATTACcccaaacaatatataaaactaatgtctaaagatacaaaatgtaatacatttatttacatattattttgataaataaaaagtcCTTGGTacagaaaatatagtttaaaagtaaaaaaacacaataaatcaCATCATAAATCGAACATATGTATGCTGGTTTGCAAAAGAGGTGATCTTCTAATGGGACATCATCAGACATGAACGCATTTTTTCCGGACATCACAATAGAAAGTTCAGAAGAAAGCAAGAGAATTTGACGTCACAATCAAATTTTGACCAATGAAGAAAGGAGATGAAACGAACCACACATtgattcaataaaaataatcaatacaTTGCAATAGGTCAGAGAAAGGACAAATTGTTAAAGTATTGGAGAAATATATCTAGCTTTCGTTTTACTCTTTGGTTGTATTGACAAATTccaaatttccattctcaattttatatatgctGGTTTCACGATATTTGTACATGATCTAGGGAATACCTTCCGATGAACATGCAGTGAAcccatattattttttttctttatacattTCTACCAGTTTCAACCATATGAAAAGTATGAGGAACCGGATGTTCCACAGGGCGCATCTTGGTACGACCGCAGTCAGAGGTTGAACATGAACAGTTGGGgtaagtatggacacaacattcaagcttaatacagctctgaatttggattgtgatagTTGACACAGAATAGGTTTCTGATACAGAATAAATGTAAtctaagaaattaaaaaaaaataattggacatttacctattattgtccaatatccaaaatgtaagtatatgtttagattcagcatatcaaagaacccaaagaattcaatttttgttaaaatcaagttaagtttaattttggaccctttgtcCTTAGTGtagactaatttgaaaacaggaccaaaaattaaaaatgtaaatacactgtaagatttagcatatcaaagaaccccaatacttcaatttttgatgaaatcaaacaaagtttaattttgtctCATTTTGACCCCAAATTCCTGAACTGTTGgggaaaaaaataccaaaatcaatcccaaccttccttttgtggttataaaccttgtgttaaaattttattaatttctatttacttaaatactaaagttattatcctgaaatttactgtttttggACGACGATCTGACAATGCAGAAGTGTttataccaatatacgaccaaattatttttttaattttgcggtcgtataaaaattaactCTATTGGTCATCCCCCTTAAATAAAATACCTCTGAATATCTGCTTCTCTTTTTGTTCCTTGGTAGCCTCAGTTTCAAACTTTTATCTAGCCTATCAGGACTTGGATCCTCCTctattttgtcatgtgacttcCTATTGGATTCTACAGTTGCATGTCCATCGTCAGAACCAGGCTGTTGTTTAGTCTTGTGTGGTGTATATTTACTTGTAGAATCTGGGCTTGATAATGCAGTGTTCAAATTTCCATTTCTATGAGAGGAAAAAGTTGATGAAGTGATATTGTTAGTTACACAGGGTGCAATTGTCCTAGTATTTGGAATTAATAAGGtcaagaaatttgtatctagTGTGGCAATTTTAGCCTATAAATTCCCATATTAAAACAGTTGCACACTATGTAGCAAATTTATCCTGATTTTGTTATCACAAcccttattacatgtattataaaaaattcaattataaggacaccaaatttatttagatattaAATCTAAAACTCTAAAAAATGATAGGACTATggaataagggagataatttgacttgactttataaaaaaacaattgtgaAGGTTCCatgatttgttatttattaactTTCCGCATGCACTATGGTATATcaatgtacaatatatatacatgatatatgctTGACATAGTCTGATGTTTAGCCAGTATCTTTAGAAATCCCAAACAATAGGGTCTTAAACATGTCAAGGTAGTACATaccactacagggagataactctgaaaaattaagcttctcaatgatcaaaagtAGTGTTTCTAATTAAATTCTTCCGAAAAGTGTgtggttctttttttttcttcaaatttttatgtttttcaaagggtcaaaagaaatattttgtaaaattttattaataaaaaataatccaaactAATTTTAGACAAGGTGTTTgataccaccttaaatgtaGATGATTAGAATACCTGCTGAACAGCTGATCACAGGTGAAACAAATTAAACCAGATCAAGGACACAAGTGAAGCTTGTTAAATTAAATAGTGTACATTTCAAACTGAACTTTTTGTcagatatattttgatttactaACATTTGTAGATTTTGTTTTCATCCATCTTCAAATTACTTACAAGTGTCCATCTGTATTACAATGTTTTCTTCTTTCTAGttcttttattctattttctgaaagaaaaaatatttcttcatataattttaatcaTACTTTTCAAGCTATAAATTACTAATTCTGTTAACAAatgcttaaaataaattttacatcAAAGTgctaacaaaacaaaacattcccCTGCTTTCTCATATGAAATGGTGATGTTTGTGGTACTCATAGAAGTTTTGCCATGCAAATAAACAGGACTTTTCAGATGAAATTAACAAACATTGAAGAAAAGAAACTTAATACTGAAGAACACCAATGCCTAAAACAGATCCTAAAAATAAGATGGCAAagtaaaacatcaaacaaaacaGTAAACGAAATAGCTAACACCAGAAACATCAGTTGTGAAATCAGAAGGAGACGGTGGACATGGATAGGACATACATTAAGACGTGAGAGAGACAACAACAGCTATATAGCTCTACAATGGGCACCTGAAGGGAAAATAACTAGAGGAAGGCCAAAAACTTCATGGAGAAGAACAACAGAGAGAGAAAGGAACCAACAAGGATGGACAGTTGGAATGTAGCCAGAACAGCGGCAAAAGATAGAAAAGGGTGGAAAAACAGCGTGGAGGCCTTATGCGACTTCTGGCGCGGAGAGAATTAAGGTTAAGGTAAGGTTtcagatgaaaataaaatatcccaGCATATTGGTGCTTTGctttgtgtgttttgtttgcTGTGAATGTACTGTATTAACATACACATTTTATACATCATTTTACCtaaataagttatatggttATCTTTCTGTGTTAGTGTATTCTCATACACATCTTTAAGTGTCTGTATGGTGTGCTGGAAACTACTACATGCTGTACATCTATCATTTCTCTGATCTCTGAAATAGAACAAGTTGAACTGTTATCTATAGCTCCAAAATAGTACAATATCCTAGTATCTACAAAGTTGATGAGCAATGACTGTCAATCaccatcacacagtatagcaaTCTCACATCGTCAcatgtgaattttatttttaatttctaaaaatcCCTGATTTTAGTTCCTAAAAAACTGGAAGGAAAATAACATACACAGCCATTATTTTAAGTATTcattaaacaggaagttgttaaATCTGCATTACACAATATAGCATGCTCATGTACATGTGCATCTGGATACCAAATTGGTTTTGATTTGTAGTTCCTTACATGcctgaagaaaacaaaattttatgggATAGACAAACACAACTAGTATACCTAATCCTCTTTTGAATCACTTTTGAGTGTACTGAAATAAAGTTTTTAGCACTACATTTTGTATGCATTATATAATGTTATACAGTACCATTTTCTTCTTTTGCTttcatttaccatgtttacttgAGTTTCTAATTTActttaatattaattatgtttcactatatatagacaaatttatgtaaatgtCTGTCAGTCCATGAAGaagaatataataataaaaacttgaGAACTTATAAAACTAACTCATTTTGCTTTGTGTTTGGAATCTAGTAAAATTAGCTGAATCACTTTGTGTGACCCAGGAAACAATGTTGTGCAGTTAGTAAAACAATCACCTGTTGATAATCTGCCTTAAACTATCTACTTCtccttttaatttattattctcTTGTGTATAGGTCTCAActtctctttttatatttctgtattCCTCCTGATACctggaaaataaaaaagtttaaacttttaatataattaaagaaccttagtgagcacgctaACATAtcccacgtccccacattgtcattggagaaattaaataagtgtaagaaaaaaaattgtataagaaaaattcatttcctgccaatatgcacatctaaatagtatgtccttattatctacaaaatttcatgaaattctgttgactggtttcagaggagttgagatgacaaactgttgcagaagtacattaaagtaaataagttcaaaggggcgtaactcttagaaaaaaaattgaattgcaatttcccgtcgatatccACAACAACATAGtttgtccttattatctgaaaaggtttcttgaaattctgttgtgtggtttgagaggagttgcaatgacaaactgttgcagtagtactttaaagcaaataagttcaaaggggcgtaactcctagaaaaaaaattgaatcacaatttcccgtcgatatgcacatctacatagtatgtccttattatctgaaaaggttttgtgaaattctgttgagtGGTTTGAggggagttgcgatgacaagaaataggactgacggacagacagacggacgggtcaaaaacattatacccttcgcaactcgttgcgtggggtataaaaAAAGGTGATGCtatataatgtatatagatataagatgatgtggtatgactgccaatgagacaactctccttccaagtcactatttatcaaagtaaacaattaaagcTCACAGTAcgtcttcaacacggaaccttaGCTAacaacgaacagcaagctataaaagccctccaaaaaataactagtgtaaactcattcaaaatggaaaacaaaagggaaATTTCTGTTTATTGTTAATTAGTTAATATTCAtgtctttttacttttatggttctgtggaaagacctattgtatttgttttgattggtCTTAACCACCAAAATAATGTCATTCTTGTGTGTAATTTGTTTCGTCACATGATGCTTTGagatttgaaatatatgttattgtatattttatgcaCTTTTAATTTTGACCCTGCTTTTCAATCAGAACagttctttgtaagagttatctcccaaaACACTGTTTGTCTGGCGTGCCCATTTCCTTCCCAACTCTAAAAGAaatcatcaaattttatttttctatatgcaTTGTTGAATCCTCAAGATGCTTCATTCTATATTagagaaccttagtgagcatgctcacataccccacattgtaattggagaaattaaataattgtaagaaaaaataattgtataacaaaaagtattgaataataatttcctgtcaatatgcacatctacatagtatatATCTCCTTATTatatacaaagtttcatgaattttgttgtgtggtttcagagaagttgagatgacaaactgttgaagtagtacattgaagcaagTAAGTTCAAAGAGatgtaactcctagaaaaaaattcaaatgtaaggagtaggttcagtaagacccctttttggccccaaatatagcagttttagaaaattgtgaataTGTAATcgttaagatatttttttaaaacaaaactgcttctgctacataaatatgcgctgtttttgacaatgcaatgcacatatatcgagtACAAGCATCATTAAGTCGTGCTAagttactgaaatcttcacaatttgatcattttagttaaattttagacgttttccttcttaaatgaaagtggccgcattcgtgttcatccataatattggaatgtaagttgtatttggtgataatacataatatatataaaggttgaggatgaacacggatgcggcaactttcatttttgacaaaaaccatctgaaaagtgacgatttttggcatatttgatagatttttcatattttagcttgaatcggagcgtttttaatgacgtAATCGCTCAAAATCTTTTCCATAAagtaattgaatcaattgaaatagagacttaagtgtttaaaaagtgtcttaAATCTTTCGTTAgttgaacttgaaaattgaggCCGAAATCAggccttaccggacctactcctttcctgtcgatatgcacatcttcatagtatgtccttattatctaaaaaggtttcatgaaattttgttgtgtggtttcagaggagttgctatgacaaactgttgcagtagtacattaaagcaaataagttcaaaggggctttactcctagaaaaaaatttgaaacgTAATTCATGAAATTCTgctgtgtggtttgagaggagttgggatgacaagaaacaggactgacagACGGACTGACAAACAGACAGGTCAAAAACATCATACCCTCTGCAACttcgttgcgtggggtataattaAGGGAAGTGATACTGTGATTTCatatgagttatttccccttttgtatttgacaTAAGTGATATGCAAATGTTTCTCATAAAAGTTAAGTCGTAGAAACCTAGGGTATCTTGATTTCAGGTCCTTTGTCTATCAATAAGAAAATGGTGTCAAGGTCAAAGCAcaagatcattttttttaaatttgcccTTTGCTATACTATACTATAAAAGATAGACATAGAACTGATGCTTAATGTTTGGAATAAGTGCAAAGAAAGCTATGATTAAATGCCAATAAAACTTTCAGTAAACTAGAAGTTGTTTGTTATTAATTATACTTATttctaaaatgtaaaataattaatgacTTCTTGATACTAGCCTTTGCTTCTGCTTTTGTAACGTAGTAAATCTTTCTTTCCACTCAGCTATTTGTTCTATGTAATCTGTAATGAGAAGCATATCTTCTATCAGCTGGTATCATAATCAGGTACACACATGTTGTAATCAAgattaagtacatgtatatattgcaAATCATGATTCGCTCTTTGGATATTGTAATCATGCttaggtacatgtatattgcaAATTGAGATTAGCGCTTTggatattgttattttgatcAGATAAATCATGATTTAATAGATGTAGGTGTATTGTGAATCATGATTAGGAACACAAATGTACATGATTATTGTAAATCATGATAAGgtgttttataaatcaatataaggtgcatgtatattgaaaatattgattaagTCCAACTACATGCAGTCTTCACACTTAACCACAGGCCCTGCAACCCAGGCTTGTAAAGTTGATCTTGGGCCTGTACAAAAATCATCTCTACCGGCCAACAGAATCTATCTAACTCAAATCTTCTAAAAGTTAAACCTCCAGCCTGTAAATTTATAGGTTTATTGTGAAAACTGCTCATgttcatgtacaaatgtactttaaattcagaaatccAATTACttcgattttgtcattttagattactgtggattcattattattcgtggtATGATAATTTCTGACAGTAAATCATgaaaaggtacatgtatatgtatatcatGATCAAGAACATGTTTCTTATCAGAGTCATTGCATTAATAAATAGGTAAGCACAAACATAAGTTGGCTGATCATGCTTAAAACTTCAAACAATGCATTATCAGTCAATAGAACTTGGGCCTAAAATaagttattgtttgtttcccaaTCCCCACCAACCCTGCAAAAACGGTcctactcataaaattttattgtccaaacttagtcaaatattattttattcatttccgATTTTCATGCTAACCAGATCAACCGGCATTGTTTTAGCttttaggaaaaaatataattatttcccTACCTACATACCCACACCTGGCTTGGCAGGGTCGGGATtagggaaacaaacaatatattaatttaggcctTGTATTAATCATGTGACATTTTGTTGATGTACGACTTAGTTATTCTGATTAAATGCAAATTCTATTTAATCTTAGTTTGCAAGAATCTGATAACactttgtttactttttgttttggtAATTATTACATCAGCCTATGAAATTTcaatcttcaaaatttgaaagttgaGTATTGATCTGACAAAACCAGAGGACCATGAAAGGTTTTTAAAGCAGAAAGTTACGACAGGAGCATTGTCAGATCTTTGTGAGCAGATTGCATGCAAGTTAATGCATTTTGCACACGGTAGGGGTATTTCTCATTGTTGACAGCTGtatggttgcctataattaCTTACATGATCCACTTCATTTGATCTTcggtggatagttgtctgattggcaatcatactacatgtactatgtgatgtctccttattttcattttagttaCCGAGAGAAATTACAAACAAGATAGAAAAGTGTCTAACTTGCAATCTCAAACCCTTAGAAGCGATGATATAGTAAgatacatgacatatatatctatattgcAGTAAAATAAGAAGAGTTAAAGACATGtggtataattgaaaatgagacaacaaaccataagagaccaaatgacacaaaaattaacaattataggtctgTACAGTCTTCAGCATaagcaataaaattgagaatggaaatggggaatgtgtcaaagagacaacaacacgaccaaataaaaaacaacagcagaaggtcaccaacaggtcttcaatgtagcatgaaattcccgcacctggaggcgtccttcagctggcccctaaacaaaaaacCTATACAGTACTGATACATTTCAGTTTAACATGTactagtctttatttttttcaatttattaattgaaaagGTAATAGCCAAACCCTGGTATCAAACATATGCCCAGAAATACATCatttgatacatgtaaataaaatgaatagtTTGGTTTGCTTTATCATGACTAAGgccaaatgaaataaaatgtgtgtttcctttttcatctgaaaaaaaataaggtagGTACAGTTTGTAGGAAGggaatttttgttaaaaaaacaatttttgtttacattgagtCTATGAGAGAGAAATAAACAGTGTTTTTCGCAGGGCCTTTTAGCACCATGGaaatgtaatgctaaaattttaaatttgatgctACAATGTATCTAATGTGGTTTTCTTATAGATTATGGTATGGACGTCATCTTATAACTTTTAGAAACAAGatgatatttcaatttcaccTGTTTACATGGAtgctaaatgaaa
Encoded proteins:
- the LOC134699992 gene encoding putative leucine-rich repeat-containing protein DDB_G0290503, with the translated sequence MAAEEKTFKGIIIEALNFHNRKSRDYIEQIAEWKERFTTLQKQKQRYQEEYRNIKREVETYTQENNKLKGEVDSLRQIINRDQRNDRCTACSSFQHTIQTLKDVYENTLTQKDNHITYLENRIKELERRKHCNTDGHLNGNLNTALSSPDSTSKYTPHKTKQQPGSDDGHATVESNRKSHDKIEEDPSPDRLDKSLKLRLPRNKKRSRYSEDPSPEQKRPRMEETMIEMHSDGIDNERITGKSSRKDNLQKRPHIIVPETCLFDADLFEEEEETVCDEKADNAKNLTGIKKNKWTIAMDTSSSSENEDNGLKIQDQGQKEKQVNRSWLHSMLSSPDLDQTKLNKGEQSEEFEGRKINLKKNKSDPSHMLKQVNPGREQTKAKTLSQHDSPLKLVPLKNRKIVKKTSNLNCTNLTDDISGETVHIHSSPEFSSPSLVSNGRMARNISARSSRQPIDIPSDNESPLTSENEQRYPEVDVLFEDSESSQSYKILNSSKDRSVEKLSRKVRGKKSRSQEKSPDINSSWKMRERKSKVHEKSPLKDTSNMDEEFKNKLRQSSLSQAFMNGTKQDSDLQQAIEQSLQESTGKLCEKLQSNNELLESKENSPPFKKPAVPKPRFKRSKLRKSADLDQTIAPAGEEKHLSDIDMEETMAPSRINDKPKGGNPDPFRINGSLDPAIELSQLCAESQDLGDELEMTLANRHNNGKRENRVKENTDCIDALQDFRLEDLHGNDDFPKTSTCIEFGEDSQAIPCSSTSVKFGGGRLKGQKKKLKTGDTEDVETEEPQINKQMDDSFDVRPKITTEPAYAYVDVVRGKEDRRKLKAFWCQECADFYKDTGESDEAIQKRMQECSRHRARHAPPSTPEHFWSVGFMDTPECEERGYINREESPEEKKEPTFNRRSKYRKLFKSKNEEDKYS